The following proteins are encoded in a genomic region of Sparus aurata chromosome 23, fSpaAur1.1, whole genome shotgun sequence:
- the fus gene encoding RNA-binding protein FUS isoform X3 yields the protein MASNDYSQASSQGYGSYGGGGGGGGGANQGYGQSSGQSYSQQGYGGYNQGSDSSPGSYSQGGYGSYGQPPSGGYSSPSSNQGGGGGGGGGYSHSGQSYGSGGYNNNSQPSNMSYNQQSSFSGYDGGSPTSGYNQPLSGGQSGGGYSGSGGQSGGYGGSGSHQQPSQHGGGHYNQPPSYNSPPPQSYSQQSQYSQGGGYGDESPPLSAGGGGYGGPDGGYGQDSRGGRGRGGFGGRGGGGYDRGFDRGGRGGPRGRGGMGMGDRGGFNKFGGPREPGHGGPGFMQDQDNSDNNTIFVQGLGDDFTVESVADFFKQIGIIKVNKKTGLPMINLYTDRETGKLKGEATVSFDDPPSAKAAIDWFDGKDFNGNPIKVSFATRRADFGGRGGMRGGRGRGGPMGRGGFGGGRGGGFPGGNGGGGGGGGGGGGGGGGGGGGGGGGQQRAGDWKCSNPNCGNLNFSWRNECNQCKAPKPEDAGGMPPMDRGGFGGERRGGFERGGFRGRGGDRGGFRGGRGGDRGGYGPGKMDARGDRRQERRGRPY from the exons G CTATGGGTCCtatggtggtggaggtggtggaggaggtggtgctAACCAGGGCTACGGTCAGTCTTCTGGACAGAGTTACAGCCAGCAGGGCTACGGAGGCTACAACCAGGGCTCTGACAGCAGCCCCGGCTCCTACAGCCAGGGAGGATACGGCAGCTATGGTCAGCCCCCGTCAG GAGGATACAGTTCTCCATCTTCTAAccagggtggtggtggtggcggcggcggtggtTATAGTCATTCTGGTCAGTCCTACGGCTCTGGaggctacaacaacaacagccagcCCTCCAACATGAGCTACAACCAGCAGTCATCCTTCTCTGG CTATGATGGCGGCTCACCGACTTCTGGCTACAACCAGCCACTGAGTGGTGGACAGAGTGGAGGTGGTTACAGCGGCAGTGGTGGTCAGTCTGGTGGCTATGGAGGCAGCGGGAGCCACCAACAACCATCCCAACATGGAGGAGGTCACTACAACCAGCCTCCAAGCTACAACTCCCCCCCTCCACAGAGCTACAGTCAGCAGAGCCAGTACAGTCAAGGTGGAG GATATGGAGATGAAAGCCCACCATTGAGCgcaggaggtggagggtatGGTGGTCCCGATGGAGGATACGGTCAGGACAGCCGCGGTGGCAGGGGCCGTGGGGGATTCGGAGGTCGCGGTGGTGGCGGATATGATCGCGGGTTTGACCGAGGTGGCCGAGGTGGACCAAGAGGGCGAGGAGGCATGGG aATGGGCGATCGTGGAGGATTCAATAAGTTTGGTG GACCAAGAGAGCCGGGACATGGAGGGCCGGGCTTCA TGCAAGACCAGGATAACTCTGATAATAACACCATCTTTGTGCAAGGCCTGGGAGACGACTTCACTGTTGAATCAGTGGCAGACTTCTTTAAGCAGATCGGGATCATTAAG GTCAACAAGAAGACGGGCCTGCCCATGATCAACCtgtacacagacagagagacggggaagCTGAAGGGGGAGGCCACAGTTTCCTTCGATGACCCCCCCTCAGCTAAAGCCGCCATCGACTGGTTTGATG GTAAGGACTTCAATGGAAATCCCATCAAGGTGTCTTTTGCCACCCGCAGAGCTGACTTCGGAGGCCGAGGTGGCATGAGAGGAGGACGGGGACGAGGAG GGCCGATGGGTCGGGGTGGATTTGGAGGGGGTCGAGGTGGAGGCTTCCCAGGAGGCAATGGAggcggtggtggaggaggaggaggaggtggaggaggaggaggtggaggaggaggaggaggaggaggcggccaACAGAGAGCCGGAGACTGGAAGTGTTCAAACCC CAACTGTGGCAACCTGAACTTCTCGTGGCGTAACGAGTGTAACCAGTGCAAGGCCCCGAAACCTGAGGATGCTGGCGGGATGCCCCCGATGGACAGAG GAGGTTTTGGAGGCGAGCGCAGAGGGGGGTTTGAGCGGGGCGGCTTCAGGGGCCGAGGTGGCGACCGCGGGGGCTTCAGAGGCGGGAGAGGAGGCGACCGGGGAGGATACGGCCCGGGGAAGATGGACGCAAG gGGTGACCGCAGACAGGAGCGGCGGGGCCGTCCATACTAA
- the LOC115574892 gene encoding globoside alpha-1,3-N-acetylgalactosaminyltransferase 1-like, translating to MHFITTKNVTVVLLSALVLGVLYSTISQSDRVLFSSISQSNSVSHVREIPAIFRYAELFFYNQSFRHVAPEQQQYEKPSVVKGRTDVMTITPWLAPVIWEGTFNPVLLDNIYRPRNITVAATVFAVGKYIRFLKDFLETAEQHFFVGFNVNIYVFTDRPTEVPQIKMAAGRQLLPRLVPSSNRWQEISARRMQIIQKLIEDELVDQTDYIFCLDVDSLFRARWGTESLGDLVAVIHPGYFKNGRDGLDYERGPASRAYMAPDEGDFYYCGGAFGGSLKEVRLLAKTCYENFTADAKENIEAKWQEESHLNRYMWINKPSKLLSPEYLWQDFAPREPEVQIIRFSGIVKNYAEIRPNE from the exons ATGCATTTTATCACCACCAAGAATGTGACTGTGGTCCTGCTGTCAGCTCTGGTGCTGGG AGTGCTGTACAGCACCATCTCTCAGTCcgacag AGTGCTGTTCAGCAGCatctctcagtccaacag tgtgtCCCATGTGCGGGAGATACCAGCTATCTTCAG atatgctgagctttttttttacaatcagaGCTTCCGCCATGTGGCTCCTGAACA GCAGCAGTATGAAAAGCCCAGTGTCGTGAAGGG TCGTACCGACGTGATGACGATAACGCCCTGGTTGGCTCCTGTCATCTGGGAGGGAACCTTTAACCCGGTTCTACTCGACAACATCTACAGGCCACGCAACATCACCGTCGCAGCCACTGTGTTCGCTGTTGGAAA GTACATCAGGTTCCTGAAAGACTTCCTGGAGACGGCAGAGCAGCACTTCTTTGTTGGTTTCAACGTGAACATTTATGTGTTCACTGACCGGCCGACGGAGGTGCcacaaatcaaaatggccgCCGGCAGACAG CTGTTGCCGCGTTTGGTGCCCAGCTCAAACCGCTGGCAGGAGATCTCTGCCCGAAGGATGCAGATCATACAGAAGCTGATAGAGGACGAGCTGGTTGACCAAACCGACTACATCTTCTGTCTGGACGTTGACTCTCTGTTCCGCGCCCGCTGGGGGACCGAGTCACTGGGTGACCTGGTCGCTGTGATCCATCCTG gttaCTTCAAAAATGGGCGCGACGGGTTAGACTACGAGCGGGGGCCTGCATCCAGAGCCTACATGGCTCCTGATGAGGGGGACTTCTATTACTGTGGGGGGGCTTTTGGAGGCTCCCTGAAGGAAGTGCGCCTGCTCGCAAAAACCTGCTACGAGAACTTCACGGCTGACGCCAAGGAAAACATCGAGGCTAAATGGCAGGAGGAGAGTCACCTGAACAG GTACATGTGGATTAATAAACCCAGTAAGCTGTTGTCACCTGAGTACCTGTGGCAGGACTTTGCGCCCAGAGAACCTGAGGTTCAAATCATCAGATTCTCTGGAATTGTCAAGAACTATGCTGAGATACGACCCAACGAATGA
- the fus gene encoding RNA-binding protein FUS isoform X1 — protein MASNDYSQASSQGYGSYGGGGGGGGGANQGYGQSSGQSYSQQGYGGYNQGSDSSPGSYSQGGYGSYGQPPSGGYSSPSSNQGGGGGGGGGYSHSGQSYGSGGYNNNSQPSNMSYNQQSSFSGYSQQQPPPSSSSGYDGGSPTSGYNQPLSGGQSGGGYSGSGGQSGGYGGSGSHQQPSQHGGGHYNQPPSYNSPPPQSYSQQSQYSQGGGYGDESPPLSAGGGGYGGPDGGYGQDSRGGRGRGGFGGRGGGGYDRGFDRGGRGGPRGRGGMGMGDRGGFNKFGGPREPGHGGPGFMQDQDNSDNNTIFVQGLGDDFTVESVADFFKQIGIIKVNKKTGLPMINLYTDRETGKLKGEATVSFDDPPSAKAAIDWFDGKDFNGNPIKVSFATRRADFGGRGGMRGGRGRGGPMGRGGFGGGRGGGFPGGNGGGGGGGGGGGGGGGGGGGGGGGGQQRAGDWKCSNPNCGNLNFSWRNECNQCKAPKPEDAGGMPPMDRGGFGGERRGGFERGGFRGRGGDRGGFRGGRGGDRGGYGPGKMDARGDRRQERRGRPY, from the exons G CTATGGGTCCtatggtggtggaggtggtggaggaggtggtgctAACCAGGGCTACGGTCAGTCTTCTGGACAGAGTTACAGCCAGCAGGGCTACGGAGGCTACAACCAGGGCTCTGACAGCAGCCCCGGCTCCTACAGCCAGGGAGGATACGGCAGCTATGGTCAGCCCCCGTCAG GAGGATACAGTTCTCCATCTTCTAAccagggtggtggtggtggcggcggcggtggtTATAGTCATTCTGGTCAGTCCTACGGCTCTGGaggctacaacaacaacagccagcCCTCCAACATGAGCTACAACCAGCAGTCATCCTTCTCTGGgtacagccagcagcagcctccACCATCATCCTCTTCAGG CTATGATGGCGGCTCACCGACTTCTGGCTACAACCAGCCACTGAGTGGTGGACAGAGTGGAGGTGGTTACAGCGGCAGTGGTGGTCAGTCTGGTGGCTATGGAGGCAGCGGGAGCCACCAACAACCATCCCAACATGGAGGAGGTCACTACAACCAGCCTCCAAGCTACAACTCCCCCCCTCCACAGAGCTACAGTCAGCAGAGCCAGTACAGTCAAGGTGGAG GATATGGAGATGAAAGCCCACCATTGAGCgcaggaggtggagggtatGGTGGTCCCGATGGAGGATACGGTCAGGACAGCCGCGGTGGCAGGGGCCGTGGGGGATTCGGAGGTCGCGGTGGTGGCGGATATGATCGCGGGTTTGACCGAGGTGGCCGAGGTGGACCAAGAGGGCGAGGAGGCATGGG aATGGGCGATCGTGGAGGATTCAATAAGTTTGGTG GACCAAGAGAGCCGGGACATGGAGGGCCGGGCTTCA TGCAAGACCAGGATAACTCTGATAATAACACCATCTTTGTGCAAGGCCTGGGAGACGACTTCACTGTTGAATCAGTGGCAGACTTCTTTAAGCAGATCGGGATCATTAAG GTCAACAAGAAGACGGGCCTGCCCATGATCAACCtgtacacagacagagagacggggaagCTGAAGGGGGAGGCCACAGTTTCCTTCGATGACCCCCCCTCAGCTAAAGCCGCCATCGACTGGTTTGATG GTAAGGACTTCAATGGAAATCCCATCAAGGTGTCTTTTGCCACCCGCAGAGCTGACTTCGGAGGCCGAGGTGGCATGAGAGGAGGACGGGGACGAGGAG GGCCGATGGGTCGGGGTGGATTTGGAGGGGGTCGAGGTGGAGGCTTCCCAGGAGGCAATGGAggcggtggtggaggaggaggaggaggtggaggaggaggaggtggaggaggaggaggaggaggaggcggccaACAGAGAGCCGGAGACTGGAAGTGTTCAAACCC CAACTGTGGCAACCTGAACTTCTCGTGGCGTAACGAGTGTAACCAGTGCAAGGCCCCGAAACCTGAGGATGCTGGCGGGATGCCCCCGATGGACAGAG GAGGTTTTGGAGGCGAGCGCAGAGGGGGGTTTGAGCGGGGCGGCTTCAGGGGCCGAGGTGGCGACCGCGGGGGCTTCAGAGGCGGGAGAGGAGGCGACCGGGGAGGATACGGCCCGGGGAAGATGGACGCAAG gGGTGACCGCAGACAGGAGCGGCGGGGCCGTCCATACTAA
- the fus gene encoding RNA-binding protein FUS isoform X2 — MASNDYSQASSQGYGSYGGGGGGGGGANQGYGQSSGQSYSQQGYGGYNQGSDSSPGSYSQGGYGSYGQPPSGGYSSPSSNQGGGGGGGGGYSHSGQSYGSGGYNNNSQPSNMSYNQQSSFSGYSQQQPPPSSSSGYDGGSPTSGYNQPLSGGQSGGGYSGSGGQSGGYGGSGSHQQPSQHGGGHYNQPPSYNSPPPQSYSQQSQYSQGGGYGDESPPLSAGGGGYGGPDGGYGQDSRGGRGRGGFGGRGGGGYDRGFDRGGRGGPRGRGGMGMGDRGGFNKFGGPREPGHGGPGFMQDQDNSDNNTIFVQGLGDDFTVESVADFFKQIGIIKVNKKTGLPMINLYTDRETGKLKGEATVSFDDPPSAKAAIDWFDGKDFNGNPIKVSFATRRADFGGRGGMRGGRGRGGPMGRGGFGGGRGGGFPGGNGGGGGGGGGGGGGGGGGGGGGGGGQQRAGDWKCSNPNCGNLNFSWRNECNQCKAPKPEDAGGMPPMDRGFGGERRGGFERGGFRGRGGDRGGFRGGRGGDRGGYGPGKMDARGDRRQERRGRPY; from the exons G CTATGGGTCCtatggtggtggaggtggtggaggaggtggtgctAACCAGGGCTACGGTCAGTCTTCTGGACAGAGTTACAGCCAGCAGGGCTACGGAGGCTACAACCAGGGCTCTGACAGCAGCCCCGGCTCCTACAGCCAGGGAGGATACGGCAGCTATGGTCAGCCCCCGTCAG GAGGATACAGTTCTCCATCTTCTAAccagggtggtggtggtggcggcggcggtggtTATAGTCATTCTGGTCAGTCCTACGGCTCTGGaggctacaacaacaacagccagcCCTCCAACATGAGCTACAACCAGCAGTCATCCTTCTCTGGgtacagccagcagcagcctccACCATCATCCTCTTCAGG CTATGATGGCGGCTCACCGACTTCTGGCTACAACCAGCCACTGAGTGGTGGACAGAGTGGAGGTGGTTACAGCGGCAGTGGTGGTCAGTCTGGTGGCTATGGAGGCAGCGGGAGCCACCAACAACCATCCCAACATGGAGGAGGTCACTACAACCAGCCTCCAAGCTACAACTCCCCCCCTCCACAGAGCTACAGTCAGCAGAGCCAGTACAGTCAAGGTGGAG GATATGGAGATGAAAGCCCACCATTGAGCgcaggaggtggagggtatGGTGGTCCCGATGGAGGATACGGTCAGGACAGCCGCGGTGGCAGGGGCCGTGGGGGATTCGGAGGTCGCGGTGGTGGCGGATATGATCGCGGGTTTGACCGAGGTGGCCGAGGTGGACCAAGAGGGCGAGGAGGCATGGG aATGGGCGATCGTGGAGGATTCAATAAGTTTGGTG GACCAAGAGAGCCGGGACATGGAGGGCCGGGCTTCA TGCAAGACCAGGATAACTCTGATAATAACACCATCTTTGTGCAAGGCCTGGGAGACGACTTCACTGTTGAATCAGTGGCAGACTTCTTTAAGCAGATCGGGATCATTAAG GTCAACAAGAAGACGGGCCTGCCCATGATCAACCtgtacacagacagagagacggggaagCTGAAGGGGGAGGCCACAGTTTCCTTCGATGACCCCCCCTCAGCTAAAGCCGCCATCGACTGGTTTGATG GTAAGGACTTCAATGGAAATCCCATCAAGGTGTCTTTTGCCACCCGCAGAGCTGACTTCGGAGGCCGAGGTGGCATGAGAGGAGGACGGGGACGAGGAG GGCCGATGGGTCGGGGTGGATTTGGAGGGGGTCGAGGTGGAGGCTTCCCAGGAGGCAATGGAggcggtggtggaggaggaggaggaggtggaggaggaggaggtggaggaggaggaggaggaggaggcggccaACAGAGAGCCGGAGACTGGAAGTGTTCAAACCC CAACTGTGGCAACCTGAACTTCTCGTGGCGTAACGAGTGTAACCAGTGCAAGGCCCCGAAACCTGAGGATGCTGGCGGGATGCCCCCGATGGACAGAG GTTTTGGAGGCGAGCGCAGAGGGGGGTTTGAGCGGGGCGGCTTCAGGGGCCGAGGTGGCGACCGCGGGGGCTTCAGAGGCGGGAGAGGAGGCGACCGGGGAGGATACGGCCCGGGGAAGATGGACGCAAG gGGTGACCGCAGACAGGAGCGGCGGGGCCGTCCATACTAA